The following nucleotide sequence is from Azospirillum brasilense.
TGGAGAAGTACGGCATCACCCCGCCGCAGCCGGTCATGGACCATCTGCTGGCCGGGCGCGACGAGAGCCCGAAGCCCGGCGATCCGCGGCTGGAGCGCGTCAGCACGATCCTGGTCGCCACCCCGCAGATGGCCCTGGAGCGCGCGGCGGAGGTCGCCCGCCAAGCCGGCGTCACCCCGGTCATCCTCGGCAACGCGCTGGAGGGCGAGTCGCGCGAGGTGGCGCTCGTCCATGCCGGGATCGTCCGCCAGATCGTCGAGCACGACCAGCCGGCGGCAAAGCCCTGCGTCCTGCTGTCCGGCGGCGAGACCACGGTGACCGTCCGCGGCAAGGGCCGCGGCGGGCGCAACGCCGAGTTCCTGCTGGCGCTGACCGTGGCGCTGGACGGGATGAAGGGCGTCCACGCGCTGGCCGCCGACACCGACGGCATCGACGGGACGGAGGACAACGCGGGCGCCCTGCTCGGCCCCGATACGCTGGCCCGCGCCGCCGAGGCCGGCGTCAACGCCAAGGAGAGGCTGGCCGACAACGACGGCTACAGCTTCTTCAGCGCGCTCGGCGACCTGCTGGTGACCGGGCCGACCCTGACCAACGTCAACGACTTCCGCGCCGTTCTGGTTCTGTAGGCGGCGAGGCGCCGTCGGCCGATTTGATATATCACTTACGGCCAGGGCGGCGCCTGCTCACGAAAATTTGTTGATGACTCCACGGATTATCCGCCACACTCACCGTCAAGGCATCACGAATACGGCGTCTGGCATGCCAATGGCGTGCAACCGGGCTGCCCCGTTCGAAGGATAAAGCGAAGCGGTCGGGCACCGAACGCACCCCGCGCGCGCCAGGACAAGAACGAGATCGCGGACCCATCCGGGAGGAACCATATGCGCCAAACCGGTGCGCAAAGCGCCCTGCCTGTCGGCGGGCGTTGGATGCAGCTGCTTGCCGGCGTCATCTGCATGTCGATGATCGCCAATCTCCAGTACGGGTGGACCCTCTTCGTCGAACCCATCGACGACAAGCACGGCTGGGGCCGTGCGGCCATCCAGGTGGCCTTCACCATCTTCATTGTCACCGAAACATGGCTGGTGCCCGTCGAGGGCTGGTTCGTCGACCGCTTCGGCCCGCGGATCGTCGTGCTGTTCGGCTCGGTGCTCTGCGCCGCCTCCTGGGCGCTGAACGCGGTGGCGGATTCGCTGCTCGTGCTCTACGTCGCGGCGGCCATCGGTGGCATCGGGGCGGGCGCCGTCTACGGCACCTGCGTGGGCAACGCGCTGAAATGGTTCCCCGACCGGCGCGGTCTGGCCGCCGGCATAACCGCGGCGGGCTTTGGAGCCGGCTCCGCCCTGACGGTGGTGCCCATCGCCACGATGATCGAGACCTCGGGCTACGAGGCGACCTTTATGGCCTTCGGCCTGGGCCAGGGACTGGTGGTCTTCGCGCTCGCCTGGCTGCTGGTGGCGCCGCCCTCCGCTCCCCTCACCCGCGGCGGATACGCCGCCCCGCCCGCGCAGCGGCAGTACACGCCGAGCCAGATGGTCCGCACCCCGGTGTTCTGGGTCATGTACGCCATGTTCGTGATGGTGGCCGGCGGCGGGCTGATGGCGACGGCCCAGCTCGGCCCCATTGCCCAGGATTTCGGGCTGGCCCACGCTCCGGTCAGCATCCTCGGCCTGACCCTGCCCGCCCTGACCTTCGCCCTGTCCATCGACCGGGTGCTGAACGGGCTGACCCGCCCCTTCTTCGGCTGGGTGTCCGACCACATCGGGCGCGAGAACACCATGTTCATCGCCTTCGCGATCGAAGCGGTGGGCATCGTCGCGCTCAGCCTCTACGGCCGCGACCCGGTGGCCTTCGTGCTGCTGACCGGTCTGGTCTTCTTCGCCTGGGGCGAGATCTACAGCCTGTTCCCGGCCTGCTGCGCCGACACCTTCGGATCGAAGTTCGCGGCGAGCAACGCCGGGCTGCTCTACACCGCCAAGGGCACGGCGGCGCTGCTGATCCCCTTCGCCAACATCATCGCCGACGCGACGGGAAGCTGGCACGCGGTCTTCCTGCTGGCCGCCGCGGTCAACGCGCTGGCCGCCGTGCTGGCGCTGTTCGTCCTGCGCCCGATGCGGAAGCGCATGGCGGCGGAGTCGCTGGGCACGCACAGCGGCCGGAGCGTGACGGCCGACGCGTAAAGGCCATGTCCTGACGCTCTCTTCCCCTCCCCCCGCCTGGGGAAGGAGCCGAAGCGAGGGGGCGCCCGTGAGGGCGTCCCCTTTTCGATTCAGTTGCTATTCCGCAGCCTGCCCCTCCTCAAGATAGATCTCCCCGCCCTTGGCGCGGAAGCTCTCCGACATCTCGGCCATGCCGGAGTTGGCGTACTCCCGCACCTCCTGCGTGATCTTCATCGAGCAGAACTTCGGCCCGCACATCGAACAGAAATGCGCGACCTTCGCCCCCTCCGCCGGCAGGGTCTGGTCGTGGAAGCGCTCCGCCGTCTCCGGGTCGAGCGACAGGTGGAACTGGTCGCGCCAGCGGAACTCGAAGCGGGCGCGCGACAGGGCGTCGTCGCGCTCCTGCGCGCCGGGGTGGCCCTTGGCGAGGTCGGCGGCGTGGGCGGCGATCTTGTAGGTGACCACGCCCACCTTCACGTCGTCGCGGTCCGGCAGCCCCAGATGCTCCTTCGGCGTGACGTAGCAGAGCATCGCCGTGCCGAACCAGCCGATCATGGCGGCACCGATGGCGCTGGTGATGTGGTCGTAGCCCGGCGCGATGTCCGTGGTCAGCGGCCCGAGCGTGTAGAAGGGCGCCTCGCCGCACAGCGCCAGCTGCTTGTCGACGTTGGCCTTGATCTTGTGCATGGGCACATGGCCTGGCCCCTCGATCATCACCTGCACGTCGTGCTTCCAGGCGATCTTGGTCAACTCGCCCAATGTCTCCAGCTCGGCGAACTGGGCGGCGTCGTTGGCGTCGGCGATGGAGCCGGGGCGCAAGCCGTCACCCAGCGAGAAGGCGACGTCGTACGCCTTCATGATCTCGCAGATCTCCTCGAACCGCTCGTAGAGGAAGCTCTCGCGGTGGTGGGACAGGCACCATTTCGCCATGATCGAGCCGCCGCGCGACACGATGCCGGTGGTGCGCTTCGCGGTCAGCGGGATGTGCGCCAGACGGATGCCGGCGTGGATGGTGAAGTAGTCCACCCCCTGCTCCGCCTGCTCGATCAGCGTGTCGCGGAAGATCTCCCAGGTCAGGTCCTCGGCCTTGCCGCCGACCTTCTCCAGCGCCTGATAGATCGGCACGGTGCCGATGGGGACCGGGCTGTTGCGCAGAATCCATTCACGGGTGGTGTGGATGTTGCGGCCGGTGGACAGGTCCATCACGGTGTCGGCGCCCCAGCGGATCGACCAGACCATCTTGTCGACCTCCTCGCCCACCGATGACGCGACGGCGGAGTTGCCGATGTTCGCGTTGATCTTGGTGAGGAAGTTGCGGCCGATGATCATCGGCTCCGATTCGGGGTGGTTGATGTTGGACGGGATGATCGCCCGCCCGCGCGCCACCTCGTCGCGGACGAAATCCGCGGTCACATGGTCGGGGATGGAGGCTCCGAAGTCGTCACCATCCCGCGCCGCCGCCTCGGCCAGCCGCTGGCGGCCCAGATTCTCGCGGACGGCAATGTACTCCATCTCCGGCGTGACGATTCCGGCGCGGGCGTAGGCCATCTGCGTGACCGCCCGGCCCGGCTTGCCGCGCAGCGGACGGCGCCCGGCGCGGTCGAAGACGGGCACGGCGCGCGTCTCGCCGACGCGCAGCCCATCGTCCTCCGGACGGACCTCGCGGCCCTCATAGGCCTCGACGTCGCCGCGGGCCTCGATCCAGGAGCGGCGCAGCTCCGCCAAGCCGCGGCGGATGTCGGTCTGCACGGCGGGATCGCTGTAAGGGCCTGAGGTGTCGTAGACGCGCACCGGCGGCTCGCCACCGCCGACATGGATGTCGCGCATCGCCACGCGCAGGTCGGGGAAGCGCTCCCCGGCCACATGGACCTTGCTGGACGACGGCAGCGGGCCGGTCGTCACCGAGAAATGGTCCGACGGCGCGGCGTCTTTCGAAGCGGGGGGAAGAGTGTCGGGCATCTGCTGTGGATCTCCATCGCACATAGGATCGTTGGAGACCCGGGTGTGACGGAGCGGCAGAACGGACGACCGGAGCGGTCCCCATAAAGGGGTGCGCGATGGGGTGCGCGTGACCGTGGCCCGTTTGTTCCTGTCCCTACGCCGGTACGACCCGGATCAGGTTCAAAGGGTTCGGCGCCTTACGGCATCATCTCAGCCCCGTGCTATGGGGCTCCCCTTGGAACGTCGCCATGCTGAACGATCCGCCCCACCCACGTCAATGCGATTCACGGCGCATCCCACCCGATCAATGCAATTGGCGCGATTCTGGTATCCATTATCTGGTATACAAAATCCTATTGCGCAGCCTGAGCCGGGCCGCTATGCTGCATCACAACAACAAAAAGCAACGCCCCCTCCCGAGTGCCCGGAGCCCGTCCCATGCTCGAATCCCAATTGATCGCCTTCGTCGCCCTGGCCGGCCTGATGGGCCACGGCATGACCCTGCTGATGCGGGAGGACGACGAATGGACTTCCGATCCGCAGGACGAGCAGCCGGACGGCCTCTGGTCGTCGGAGCGCTTCAACCAGTCTGGTGAGGGCCACAACCGTCCTTTCTTCCTGGAATGAAAAAAGGCCGCCGCGCGGGGTGCGCGCGGCGGCCGTCATCCGAGGACTGTAAGCGGAAGTGTGCGGGCCGATCAGTGGCCGGGCTGCACCGCCAGCCCACCCGCACCCTGCTGGGCGGCAAGTTCGGCGTTGCGGGCATGGTGCTTGCGCAGCATTGGCCGCAGGACCGCGATGGCGCAGAAAGCCGCGATGAGGTCCATGGTGGCGCAGATGTAGAGCACGGTCGCCCAGGTGCCGGTGGCTTCCATCAGCAGGTTGCCCAGCGGGACCAGCAACGCCGCGACGCCCTTGGCGCAGTACAGCACACCGTAGATCTTCGCCGCGTGCTTGGTGCCGAAGGTGTCCGCCGAGGTGGCGCTGAACAGGCTGTACACTTCGCCCCAGGCCAGGAACACCAGACCCGACAGGATCAGGAACATGATCGGGTCGTGGCCGAAGCGGCTGAGCATCAGGATGCCGAGGCCTTCGAAGGTGAAGGCGATGAACATCGTCGCTTCACGGCCGATGTGGTCGGAGATGAAGCCGAACAGCGGACGGGAGATGCCGTTCATCACGCGGTCGAGCATCAGCGCGAAGGGCAGAGCCGCCATGGTGATGCCGAACAGGCTGATCGGGGCTTCCTTCACGCCCAGATCGTGGGCGATCACGCCGAGCTGGGCCACCGCCATCAGACCGCCCGAGACGGTGCAGATGAACATGACCATCATGACCCAGAAGACCGGCGTCTGCAGCGCTTCCTTGAGCGTATAGTCGCGGCGGGACTGCAGGACCTTGGTCGAGGCCTTCACCTGATCCTTCTGCGGAGCGCGCAGGAAGTAGGCGGCGATGAGGATGATCGTGCCCTGCAGCAGGCCGAACCAGAAGAAGGTCGCCTGATAGCCCGAGGAGTGGATCATGTTGGCGATCGGCAGGATGGTCACGGCCGAGCCGGCACCGTAGCCGCCCGCGGTCAGGCCGACGGCGAGGCCGCGCTTGTCCGGGAACCACTTGAGGGCGCTGTTGACGCAGGTGGCGTAGACGCAGCCGACGCCGATGCCGCCGATGGCCGAACCGACATAGAGCATGCCGAGCGAGCCGGCGTAGCTGTCGACGATCCAGGAGAGGCCGGTCATCACGCCGCCGAAGGCGACGATGGCGCGGGGGCCGTAACGGTCGATGAAATAGCCTTCGATGGGGGTCAGCCAGGTCTGGACGACGACGAAGACGGTGAAGGCGGTCTGGATCGAGGCGCGGGTCCAGCCATGGGTGGCCTGGATTTCCGGCACAAACAGCGTCCAGGCGTACTGGATGTTGGCCGCCGCCACCATACAGACGATGCCGACGACGATCTGCATCCAACGCGCGCCGTCGGAGATGGGCGCCTGCGAGCCGCCGGAACTGTTAAAAGCTGGCCTCTGGGATTCTGTCGATCCAACCATCATTCCCTCCCGTGGGATTGCGACGCTTTGATACCGGGCATGAGGGTCCCCTTGGGCGGGCGAGGCGGAGTCCGAGCGAGCGTCCGCATCGCCGCGTCATGGGCAGCCTTGTTCCGTGCCGATGTGAGTCATGGTTCAATGGTGTTCTGGAGAGCCGGTCACGCTGTCCCTGCGTTCGTGGCGCTCCAGATACGGCATATGGTATGCCAGAGACACGATTGTTGGCAACACGAACTTTTGCCGTATTGCGCTTTTCATCCGAAAATTTTTCCGGCTTCCGAAAACCGGACAGCCGGAAGGGTCAGCCCCGCCCTGAGGGCGGGACTCCGTGGTGTTCTCGCGATTGGATGAGCGAGGCGCCGACCGTCGTCTTCAGACGGTCGCGGACGCGGCGCGGGACGAGACCGTGACCACAAGCGCCGCGATGGCCGCCGCAAGCGGCACGAAGGACACCCAGAGCACCGAATCCCAGCCGAACGCCGCCAGCAGCCCGCCGGACGCGAAGGACCCCAGGGCCATCGTGCCGAACACGATGAAGTCGTTGAGCGACTGCACCTGCGTCTTCTCCTCCGGGCGGTGGCACTCCAGAACGAGTGCCGAGGCCCCGAGGAAGCCGAAGTTCCAGCCGACCCCCAGCAGGATCAGGCTGACCCAGAAATGCGCCACGTCGACACCCCCCAGCCCGACCACGGCGGAGGAGGCGATCAGGCCCAGGCCGGCAAACACAATGCGGGACGCGCCGAAGCGCTCGACCAGCCGCCCAGTGATGAAACTCGGGGCGTACATGGCGATGACGTGCCATTGCAGGCCGAGGTTGGACACCTCCTGCGACAGGCCGCACAGCCGCATCGCCAGCGGGGCCGCCGTCATGATGAAATTCATCAGCAGATAGGAGACGACCCCGCACAGCACGGCGGTGACGAATCGCGGCTGGCGCGCGATGACGCCGAGCGGCCGTCCCCCGGCAGCTTCCGCCGCAGTCGGCATCGGCAGCCGCACGCCGACCAGCACCAGCGCGGACACCGCCGCCACGGTGGCCTGTGCGAGGAAGGTCGCCAGGAACAGGTGCGGCGGCCAGACATCCATGGTGACGGTGACGAGCTGCGGTCCGATCACCCCGGCGAACACCCCGCCCGCCATCACGGCCGACATGGCCCGCGGCCGCCGCTCCGGTT
It contains:
- the oxlT gene encoding oxalate/formate MFS antiporter, which produces MRQTGAQSALPVGGRWMQLLAGVICMSMIANLQYGWTLFVEPIDDKHGWGRAAIQVAFTIFIVTETWLVPVEGWFVDRFGPRIVVLFGSVLCAASWALNAVADSLLVLYVAAAIGGIGAGAVYGTCVGNALKWFPDRRGLAAGITAAGFGAGSALTVVPIATMIETSGYEATFMAFGLGQGLVVFALAWLLVAPPSAPLTRGGYAAPPAQRQYTPSQMVRTPVFWVMYAMFVMVAGGGLMATAQLGPIAQDFGLAHAPVSILGLTLPALTFALSIDRVLNGLTRPFFGWVSDHIGRENTMFIAFAIEAVGIVALSLYGRDPVAFVLLTGLVFFAWGEIYSLFPACCADTFGSKFAASNAGLLYTAKGTAALLIPFANIIADATGSWHAVFLLAAAVNALAAVLALFVLRPMRKRMAAESLGTHSGRSVTADA
- the thiC gene encoding phosphomethylpyrimidine synthase ThiC; protein product: MPDTLPPASKDAAPSDHFSVTTGPLPSSSKVHVAGERFPDLRVAMRDIHVGGGEPPVRVYDTSGPYSDPAVQTDIRRGLAELRRSWIEARGDVEAYEGREVRPEDDGLRVGETRAVPVFDRAGRRPLRGKPGRAVTQMAYARAGIVTPEMEYIAVRENLGRQRLAEAAARDGDDFGASIPDHVTADFVRDEVARGRAIIPSNINHPESEPMIIGRNFLTKINANIGNSAVASSVGEEVDKMVWSIRWGADTVMDLSTGRNIHTTREWILRNSPVPIGTVPIYQALEKVGGKAEDLTWEIFRDTLIEQAEQGVDYFTIHAGIRLAHIPLTAKRTTGIVSRGGSIMAKWCLSHHRESFLYERFEEICEIMKAYDVAFSLGDGLRPGSIADANDAAQFAELETLGELTKIAWKHDVQVMIEGPGHVPMHKIKANVDKQLALCGEAPFYTLGPLTTDIAPGYDHITSAIGAAMIGWFGTAMLCYVTPKEHLGLPDRDDVKVGVVTYKIAAHAADLAKGHPGAQERDDALSRARFEFRWRDQFHLSLDPETAERFHDQTLPAEGAKVAHFCSMCGPKFCSMKITQEVREYANSGMAEMSESFRAKGGEIYLEEGQAAE
- the oxlT gene encoding oxalate/formate MFS antiporter, coding for MQIVVGIVCMVAAANIQYAWTLFVPEIQATHGWTRASIQTAFTVFVVVQTWLTPIEGYFIDRYGPRAIVAFGGVMTGLSWIVDSYAGSLGMLYVGSAIGGIGVGCVYATCVNSALKWFPDKRGLAVGLTAGGYGAGSAVTILPIANMIHSSGYQATFFWFGLLQGTIILIAAYFLRAPQKDQVKASTKVLQSRRDYTLKEALQTPVFWVMMVMFICTVSGGLMAVAQLGVIAHDLGVKEAPISLFGITMAALPFALMLDRVMNGISRPLFGFISDHIGREATMFIAFTFEGLGILMLSRFGHDPIMFLILSGLVFLAWGEVYSLFSATSADTFGTKHAAKIYGVLYCAKGVAALLVPLGNLLMEATGTWATVLYICATMDLIAAFCAIAVLRPMLRKHHARNAELAAQQGAGGLAVQPGH
- a CDS encoding MFS transporter, which gives rise to MSQADTTLYAQGLYAHGTANVLRLAAAQALAGANAVVVYATGAIVGNTLAPSPALATLPLSVFVVGMAVCTIPAGAIARRRGRRAAFLAGTGCGVLVGLLSALAVILGSFWLFCAAMIPGGAYAAVVLSFRFAATDCVEPERRPRAMSAVMAGGVFAGVIGPQLVTVTMDVWPPHLFLATFLAQATVAAVSALVLVGVRLPMPTAAEAAGGRPLGVIARQPRFVTAVLCGVVSYLLMNFIMTAAPLAMRLCGLSQEVSNLGLQWHVIAMYAPSFITGRLVERFGASRIVFAGLGLIASSAVVGLGGVDVAHFWVSLILLGVGWNFGFLGASALVLECHRPEEKTQVQSLNDFIVFGTMALGSFASGGLLAAFGWDSVLWVSFVPLAAAIAALVVTVSSRAASATV